From a single Rhinolophus ferrumequinum isolate MPI-CBG mRhiFer1 chromosome 15, mRhiFer1_v1.p, whole genome shotgun sequence genomic region:
- the LOC117034450 gene encoding N-formyl peptide receptor 2-like yields the protein METNFSNLLNEPGEMLHESSGYTALDIYLFVVHGITFVLGILGNGLVIWVAGFRMARTVTTLCYLNLAVADFSFIASLPLFMVLIAIRGQWPFGWFLCKVFPAVVDMNLFGSVFLITFIALDRCICVLHPVWAQNHRTVSLARKVIIVPWILALALSLPDCIYMTTVKLNKNTHCTLDTEFWDDSEMSWKMLSTTLATLGITQFTIGFIMPMSIIAICYGLIAAKIHKKGMMNSNRPLRVLTAVMVSFFLCWFPFHIILLLGRVWFKEIVFEGKYKIIILLRILMDSLAFFNSCLNPILYVLMGRDFRKRLIHSLPASLERALTEDSAQTSDTTTKPASSFTGAELQEM from the coding sequence ATGGAAACCAACTTCTCCAACCTTCTGAATGAACCTGGAGAGATGCTCCATGAGTCTTCTGGATACACTGCTTTAGACATCTACTTATTTGTGGTGCATGGGATCACCTTTGTGCTTGGCATCCTGGGCAATGGGCTTGTGATCTGGGTGGCTGGATTCCGGATGGCACGCACTGTTACCACCTTGTGTTACCTGAACCTGGCCGTAGCTGACTTCTCTTTCATTGCTTCTTTACCATTGTTCATGGTCTTAATTGCCATAAGAGGACAATGGCCTTTTGGCTGGTTCCTATGCAAGGTTTTTCCCGCAGTGGTGGACATGAACCTGTTTGGAAGTGTCTTCCTCATTACTTTCATTGCTCTGGACCGCTGTATTTGTGTCCTGCATCCAGTCTGGGCCCAGAACCACCGTACTGTTAGTCTGGCTAGAAAAGTGATCATCGTACCCTGGATTCTTGCACTAGCCCTTTCCTTGCCAGATTGCATCTACATGACTACAGTAAagctaaataaaaatacacactgtACTTTAGACACTGAATTCTGGGATGACAGTGAAATGAGTTGGAAGATGCTCTCCACCACACTTGCAACTTTAGGAATCACCCAGTTCACCATTGGCTTCATTATGCCGATGTCCATCATCGCTATCTGCTATGGACTCATAGCTGCCAAGATCCACAAAAAAGGCATGATGAATTCCAACCGTCCCTTACGGGTTCTCACTGCTGTCatggtttccttcttcctttgttggTTCCCCTTTCATATAATTCTTCTTCTGGGCAGAGTCTGGTTCAAAGAGATAGTGTTTGAAGGTAAGTACAAGATCATTATTCTCCTGAGGATCCTGATGGACTCCCTGGCGTTCTTCAACAGCTGCCTCAACCCAATTCTGTATGTCCTCATGGGCCGCGACTTCCGAAAGAGACTGATCCACTCCCTGCCTGCGAGTCTGGAGCGGGCCCTGACCGAGGATTCAGCCCAGACCAGTGACACAACAACCAAACCTGCTTCATCTTTCACAGGTGCTGAGTTACAGGAAAtgtga